A region from the Pristiophorus japonicus isolate sPriJap1 chromosome 14, sPriJap1.hap1, whole genome shotgun sequence genome encodes:
- the tmem50a gene encoding transmembrane protein 50A → MSGFLDNIRCPECECIDWSEKRNSIASIAAGVLFFTGWWIIIDAAVKYPAMETFNHSYHTCGVIATLAFLMINAVSNGQVRGDGYSEGCMGQTGARIWLFIGFMLAFGSLIASMWILFGGYVVPQRSDVYPGIAVFFQNAFIFFGGLVFKFGRTEDLWQ, encoded by the exons ATGTCGGGATTTTTAGATAACATCAGATGCCCAGAATGTGAATGCATTGACTGGAGTGAGAAACGGAATTCCATTGCATCAATAGCTGCTGGTGTGTTG TTTTTCACAGGCTGGTGGATAATCATCGATGCTGCTGTGAAGTACCCAGCTATGGAAACATTCAACCATTCCTACCACACCTGTGGAGTTATAGCAACACTTGCATTTCTCAT GATAAATGCTGTTTCAAATGGACAGGTCCGTGGAGATGGCTATAGTGAAGGTTGTATGGGCCAGACAG GTGCTCGAATCTGGCTGTTCATTGGTTTTATGTTGGCGTTTGGCTCTCTCATTGCATCCATGTGGATCCTGTTTGGAGGTTATGTTGTGCCAC AAAGGTCTGATGTTTACCCTGGTATAGCGGTCTTCTTCCAAAATGCATTTATCTTCTTTGG GGGCCTGGTGTTCAAGTTTGGACGTACAGAAGATCTGTGGCAGTAA
- the mgst3b gene encoding microsomal glutathione S-transferase 3b translates to MQYVPPQNVIPHPTQLIPPQFGYVILVFIYSWVMLAYLGVKVGIARKKYNVKYPAMYSDKEPIFNCIQLAHQNTLEIFPQWLIFQLIAGVVYPITASLLGIIWVTSRFSYAWGYYSGVPEKRMNGSYGYIGLLGVIFLSIVIAINTLILL, encoded by the exons ATGCAGTACGTCCCCCCGCAGAATGTGATCCCCCACCCGACCCAGCTCATCCCCCCTCAATTCGGCTACGTGATCCTGGTCTTTATCTACAGCTGGGTCATGCTGGCTTACCTGGGAGTCAAGGTGGGCATTGCCAGGAAGAAATACAACGTCAAG TATCCAGCCATGTATAGTGATAAAGAGCCAATATTCAACTGCATCCAACTAGCACATCAAAACACATTGGAGATATTTCCTCAGTGGCTGATTTTCCAACTGATAGCTGGAGTTGTCTATCCG ATCACTGCTTCTCTGCTTGGTATCATCTGGGTAACCAGCCGATTTAGTTATGCATGGGGATATTACTCAGGGG TGCCAGAGAAAAGAATGAATGGTTCCTATGGATACATTGGTCTACTGGGAGTCATTTTCCTGTCCATAGTTATTGCTATTAATACCCTCATTTTGCTGTGA
- the snrpc gene encoding U1 small nuclear ribonucleoprotein C: MPKYYCDYCDTYLTHDSPSVRKTHCEGRKHKENVKDYYQKWMEEQAQSLIDKTTAAFRQGKIPPTAPFPAPAGPPPAGAAIPPPPGNVGVPPPRPAILPGPPMGGPPMMPMMGPAPPGMMLVGHGMRPPIGGPMPMMPGPMMGPHRPMMVPSRPGLIRSGR; the protein is encoded by the coding sequence ATGCCGAAGTATTACTGCGATTACTGTGATACTTACCTCACACACGACTCCCCGTCTGTCCGCAAAACGCACTGCGAGGGCCGTAAGCACAAAGAGAACGTCAAGGACTATTACCAGAAATGGATGGAGGAGCAGGCCCAAAGCCTGATCGACAAAACGACAGCCGCTTTCCGCCAGGGTAAAATCCCTCCCACCGCGCCGTTCCCGGCGCCGGCCGGCCCGCCTCCCGCCGGGGCCGCCATCCCTCCGCCGCCGGGCAATGTCGGCGTGCCGCCGCCGCGCCCCGCCATCTTGCCGGGGCCGCCGATGGGAGGGCCGCCCATGATGCCGATGATGGGCCCGGCGCCGCCCGGGATGATGCTGGTGGGCCACGGGATGAGACCGCCGATCGGAGGCCCGATGCCCATGATGCCGGGCCCGATGATGGGGCCGCACCGGCCGATGATGGTGCCGTCCAGGCCGGGATTGATCCGGTCGGGCAGATGA